In Spirobacillus cienkowskii, a genomic segment contains:
- a CDS encoding L,D-transpeptidase family protein, whose translation MIAFKWWFNKKILNVLILYCLIYIFLYLMQARYAEATNSKTQIIDSLPLSQFNLVEASQNSENTIPSSFISLGTKQNSYALVVEKLKHTLSVYKSNEFGSYDLVKTYKAATGKNQGDKTLIGDKKTPEGIYFITGKISGDKLPPKYGPGALILDYPNVFDQRLSKTGYGIWIHGVDDDNRIGRAFDTDGCVALKNQDWLDLEKYILAFETPVVITDQLTLLDSSKELADKRNMILTMLNIWKISWELSDFQTYLNFYSNTFRSDNKNIKKWMKTKENLSFSRKGKINIEILNPKILAYKDQIFISFLQNYSSPEKQDFGRKFLYLNKENNQYKIISEKWIEFKNNSNLVSSSVRQNDYEYNTK comes from the coding sequence ATGATTGCTTTCAAATGGTGGTTCAATAAAAAAATATTGAACGTCTTGATCTTGTATTGCCTTATTTATATCTTTCTCTACTTAATGCAAGCTAGATATGCTGAAGCGACAAATTCCAAAACCCAAATAATCGATTCATTACCTTTGTCTCAATTTAACCTCGTTGAGGCAAGTCAAAATTCGGAAAACACAATTCCCTCAAGTTTTATTAGTTTAGGTACAAAACAAAACTCATATGCGTTGGTCGTTGAAAAGCTAAAGCATACTTTAAGTGTCTATAAGTCTAATGAATTTGGTTCATATGATTTAGTAAAAACTTATAAAGCTGCAACAGGAAAAAATCAGGGGGATAAGACGCTGATTGGTGACAAGAAAACGCCTGAGGGAATATATTTTATAACTGGCAAGATTTCTGGGGATAAATTGCCACCAAAGTATGGACCTGGAGCTTTAATTTTAGATTATCCTAATGTTTTTGATCAAAGATTAAGCAAAACTGGATACGGAATTTGGATTCATGGGGTTGATGATGACAATAGAATTGGGAGAGCTTTTGATACAGACGGTTGTGTTGCATTAAAAAATCAAGATTGGCTAGATTTAGAAAAATATATTTTAGCTTTTGAAACCCCTGTTGTTATCACAGATCAATTGACATTACTAGACTCTTCAAAAGAATTAGCAGATAAAAGAAATATGATTCTTACAATGTTAAATATTTGGAAAATTTCCTGGGAATTATCTGATTTTCAAACATATTTAAATTTTTATTCAAATACATTTAGGTCTGATAATAAAAACATTAAAAAATGGATGAAAACTAAAGAAAATTTAAGTTTTTCAAGAAAAGGAAAAATTAATATAGAAATATTAAATCCAAAAATTTTAGCCTACAAAGATCAAATTTTTATTTCATTTTTACAAAATTATAGTTCTCCTGAAAAACAAGATTTTGGTAGGAAATTTTTGTACTTAAACAAAGAAAATAATCAATACAAAATTATTTCAGAAAAATGGATTGAATTTAAAAATAATTCAAATTTAGTAAGCTCTTCTGTAAGGCAAAATGATTATGAATACAACACAAAATAG
- a CDS encoding tetratricopeptide repeat protein, producing the protein MTKPESFLSGSTHISAQNRSHKVIHLSRYLAHDSDTSKSSMINTKRSYGNSLFEETSYKAIRIAQRRKWTLILLIVALILSGVGILIYNQITTSKHNQLVAEYSQIEDIYNNEVIEFQKKNATTQKNSLAANDIPNNSQSMEKFADFAKKNMAEPIAWQAALRASTFYISKDQNDKAKQLLESLVQYSGRMPIIQIKARTSLAGIYAAEKNTEKALNELKIVEQIPENPLPMQTKLFQAQILFLSGNSSEAVKVLNQIISSPSTSSDFQTQQQAKIWLNYIES; encoded by the coding sequence ATGACAAAGCCTGAATCATTTTTATCAGGTTCAACCCATATTTCTGCCCAAAACAGGAGTCATAAGGTGATTCATTTGTCACGATACCTAGCACATGATAGCGACACATCCAAATCTAGTATGATTAATACTAAAAGAAGCTATGGAAATTCACTATTTGAAGAAACTTCCTATAAAGCAATCAGAATAGCTCAAAGAAGAAAATGGACTTTAATTCTTTTAATTGTAGCATTAATATTATCTGGCGTTGGAATTTTAATATACAACCAAATAACAACTTCAAAGCACAATCAGCTTGTTGCTGAATATTCACAAATTGAAGATATTTATAACAACGAAGTCATCGAATTTCAAAAAAAGAATGCTACAACACAAAAAAATTCTTTAGCAGCTAATGACATCCCCAATAACTCGCAAAGCATGGAAAAATTTGCAGATTTTGCAAAAAAAAACATGGCAGAACCAATTGCTTGGCAAGCAGCACTAAGGGCAAGTACATTTTATATCTCTAAAGACCAAAATGATAAAGCAAAGCAACTGCTTGAATCGCTCGTGCAATATTCGGGTAGAATGCCTATTATTCAAATTAAAGCAAGAACATCTCTTGCAGGAATTTATGCAGCAGAAAAAAATACAGAAAAAGCGCTTAATGAACTTAAAATTGTAGAACAAATACCCGAAAACCCATTGCCTATGCAAACCAAACTTTTTCAAGCTCAAATTTTATTTCTCTCAGGTAATTCTTCAGAGGCTGTAAAGGTTTTAAACCAAATCATTTCATCTCCAAGCACAAGTTCAGATTTCCAAACACAACAACAAGCTAAAATTTGGTTAAATTATATTGAGTCTTAG
- a CDS encoding matrixin family metalloprotease, which yields MILSVNVLIKLITLILLSLIIISCNYSNKFVEYDDISADLNQVVIFKNGWGLDYDYPIILDLSNEIKEENNEIVIQIQNAAETWNNAIGKKILMIRTGLNPYTGNSFPGLYAPFQVFYKGIYFDKISDGQGGWVNNTGKGSSTIATTVYNYKSVDRIDSVNLRFNRDTYIFGDSTKEINRELQFIADMESIALHELGHILGLGHAFFERNSVMYPFIAVGPNSQFFPTTARCLSAKDVERVREIYPGGQEPILNCISN from the coding sequence GTGATTTTATCAGTTAATGTTTTAATAAAATTAATTACATTAATATTATTATCATTAATTATTATTTCCTGTAATTATAGCAATAAATTTGTAGAATATGATGATATTTCTGCTGATTTAAATCAAGTTGTTATTTTTAAAAATGGCTGGGGTTTAGATTATGATTACCCAATTATTTTAGATTTAAGTAATGAAATTAAAGAAGAAAATAATGAAATTGTAATACAAATTCAAAATGCGGCGGAAACATGGAATAATGCTATAGGTAAGAAGATTTTAATGATAAGAACAGGATTGAATCCATATACAGGCAATTCATTTCCAGGATTATATGCTCCATTTCAAGTATTTTATAAAGGTATTTATTTTGATAAAATATCAGATGGACAAGGAGGATGGGTAAATAACACCGGTAAAGGAAGCAGTACAATCGCAACTACTGTTTATAATTATAAATCTGTTGATAGAATTGATTCTGTGAATTTGAGATTTAACAGAGACACTTATATTTTTGGGGATTCAACAAAAGAGATAAATAGAGAGTTACAATTTATTGCAGATATGGAAAGTATTGCTTTGCATGAATTAGGTCATATTTTAGGCTTAGGCCATGCTTTTTTTGAAAGAAATAGCGTTATGTATCCATTTATTGCGGTAGGGCCTAATAGTCAATTCTTTCCTACTACAGCACGCTGCTTATCGGCAAAAGATGTTGAAAGAGTGCGAGAAATTTATCCGGGCGGTCAAGAGCCTATTTTAAACTGTATAAGTAACTAA
- a CDS encoding class I SAM-dependent methyltransferase, producing the protein MESMFKNRLNKNFQNLIKWAKRENITAFRIYEKDIPQYPFTLDYYDGSFVIYFFEPSKYPESLEKSDNLKLNEVVETIKELFQTSENDIFIKRRKKQKGIAQYEKISENNATKIIFEGDLKFIVNLSDYLDCGLFLDHRKTRQFIKNKINNKSLLNLFSYTGSISVAAAMGNAKLITTVDMSNTYLNWAKENFKVNNIPTQSHEFIRADIMQILPELAKNSQKYDFIFLDPPSFSNSKKMNTVFDIQKDYIFLINNCERLLTDNGCIFFSNNLKTFKFDKEIFSNNFYIEDYTKKTIPLDFRNQKIHHAWLLKKRP; encoded by the coding sequence ATGGAATCAATGTTTAAAAATCGATTAAATAAAAACTTTCAAAATCTTATTAAATGGGCAAAAAGAGAAAATATTACTGCTTTTAGAATTTACGAAAAAGATATTCCACAGTATCCTTTTACTTTGGATTATTATGACGGTAGCTTTGTAATTTATTTTTTTGAACCAAGTAAATATCCAGAATCTTTAGAAAAATCTGACAATTTAAAACTAAATGAAGTCGTCGAAACGATTAAAGAACTATTTCAAACTTCAGAAAACGATATCTTTATCAAAAGAAGAAAAAAACAAAAAGGAATAGCACAGTACGAAAAGATATCTGAAAATAACGCCACAAAAATAATTTTTGAAGGTGATTTAAAGTTTATTGTAAACTTATCAGATTATCTCGATTGTGGGTTATTTTTAGATCACAGAAAAACACGCCAATTTATAAAAAACAAAATAAATAATAAAAGCTTATTAAATTTATTTTCTTATACAGGTTCCATTAGTGTTGCTGCTGCGATGGGAAATGCTAAACTTATTACAACTGTAGATATGAGCAATACCTATTTAAACTGGGCAAAAGAAAATTTTAAAGTTAATAATATTCCAACTCAATCCCATGAATTTATTCGAGCAGATATTATGCAGATATTACCAGAATTAGCGAAAAATTCACAAAAATATGATTTTATATTTCTCGATCCACCTTCTTTTTCTAATTCTAAAAAGATGAATACTGTATTTGATATTCAAAAAGATTACATTTTTTTAATTAATAATTGTGAAAGGTTATTAACCGATAATGGATGTATATTTTTTTCAAATAATTTAAAAACATTTAAGTTTGATAAAGAAATTTTTTCAAATAATTTTTATATTGAAGATTATACAAAAAAAACCATTCCTTTAGATTTTAGAAATCAAAAAATTCATCATGCCTGGTTACTAAAAAAAAGACCTTAA
- the ybeY gene encoding rRNA maturation RNase YbeY, translated as MTKYKKIKFKSLIQITQKNFSQIKKKGSTYQILNQKISVKIDSQDLKNRINFVLSTMSDFSTQLTIRICDIEEMQNINSYYRNKNYPTDVLSFPNKEINFNNSEFSYLGDILICFPVCYKQAKNARSTISQELEKMIIHGIVHLKGFDHERSNSCWTIMTNLEKNLRKELHKEMGQPKWCNIVPLCK; from the coding sequence ATGACAAAATATAAAAAGATTAAATTTAAAAGCTTAATACAAATTACTCAAAAAAATTTCTCGCAAATTAAAAAAAAAGGTTCCACATACCAAATTTTAAATCAAAAAATTTCTGTTAAAATTGATTCTCAAGATTTAAAAAACAGAATCAATTTTGTGCTATCTACAATGTCTGATTTTTCTACTCAGTTAACTATAAGAATATGTGACATAGAAGAAATGCAAAATATAAATTCTTATTATCGAAATAAAAATTATCCTACTGATGTCTTAAGTTTTCCAAATAAAGAGATTAATTTTAATAACTCTGAGTTTAGTTATCTTGGAGATATTTTAATTTGTTTCCCTGTTTGTTATAAACAGGCAAAAAATGCCCGTTCGACGATCTCACAAGAACTAGAAAAAATGATTATTCATGGTATTGTACATTTAAAAGGTTTTGACCACGAAAGAAGCAATAGCTGTTGGACCATAATGACTAACTTAGAAAAGAATTTACGAAAAGAACTACACAAAGAAATGGGACAGCCCAAATGGTGTAACATAGTTCCTTTGTGTAAATAA
- a CDS encoding hemolysin family protein: MDNLYVGIGIVLISLSISAFFSMTETAATSISSLKAKHLTETGKKSAQILNLWLNSPHRVLASLLIGNNLANIFASIFVDEIIRRHFGNSSIIIVTAMMTIIIVLFAEIIPKTFAKTHAVKIIIPILNVYKLFYYILLPVTITMTTLSNYITSIFSRNTKSNIGPQITEEELEFLINVGEREGVIHEQKHDMLSGIFELGDTVVREVMVHRIDLTAVPQSMKIVDAVEKFRETGLSRIPVYEDKIDNITGTIHAKDALFFLKKHHGEQMCYEATVSEIRREVMFIPETKPVDLLFQEMKRHKQHMAIVLDEYGGTSGIVTMEDIFEEIVGEVRDEFDNEEDAIRPTQVANQYLVECKIHVDDFCDFFDIKVADFTQGINVSEFDTLAGLILQHFGHIPKAGDKLTLNNITMEVVEVSKRRVRRVVVRL, from the coding sequence ATGGATAACCTGTACGTAGGGATAGGAATTGTTTTAATAAGTTTGAGTATTTCAGCTTTTTTCTCAATGACAGAAACCGCAGCAACAAGCATTTCAAGCCTTAAAGCAAAACATCTTACTGAAACAGGAAAAAAATCTGCACAAATATTAAATTTATGGTTAAATAGTCCTCATAGAGTTCTTGCATCCTTACTAATCGGAAATAATTTAGCTAATATTTTTGCTTCTATTTTTGTTGACGAAATTATAAGACGACATTTTGGCAACTCATCAATTATTATTGTTACCGCTATGATGACTATAATTATCGTATTATTTGCAGAAATAATTCCTAAAACCTTTGCTAAAACTCATGCAGTAAAAATAATTATTCCAATTTTAAATGTTTATAAATTATTTTATTACATTTTACTTCCAGTTACTATAACAATGACAACGTTAAGTAATTATATAACCTCAATTTTTTCAAGAAATACAAAAAGCAATATTGGCCCGCAAATTACAGAAGAAGAATTAGAATTTTTAATTAATGTTGGCGAAAGAGAAGGAGTCATCCATGAACAAAAGCATGACATGCTTTCTGGTATTTTTGAACTCGGCGATACTGTAGTCCGTGAAGTTATGGTTCATCGCATTGATCTCACTGCAGTTCCTCAATCTATGAAAATAGTTGATGCAGTTGAAAAATTTAGAGAAACAGGATTATCAAGAATTCCCGTCTACGAAGATAAAATTGACAATATTACTGGCACAATACACGCAAAAGATGCACTTTTTTTCTTAAAAAAACATCATGGAGAACAAATGTGTTATGAAGCCACAGTTTCTGAAATTCGCAGAGAGGTGATGTTTATTCCAGAAACAAAGCCAGTTGATCTATTATTTCAAGAAATGAAAAGACATAAGCAACATATGGCGATTGTTCTTGATGAATATGGCGGAACAAGCGGTATTGTTACAATGGAAGACATTTTTGAAGAAATTGTTGGCGAAGTGCGTGATGAATTTGATAATGAAGAAGACGCAATCAGACCAACACAAGTTGCTAACCAATACTTAGTCGAATGCAAAATTCACGTTGATGATTTTTGTGATTTTTTTGATATAAAAGTCGCTGATTTTACTCAAGGGATTAATGTCAGTGAATTTGATACACTTGCCGGACTCATCTTGCAGCACTTTGGCCACATTCCCAAAGCAGGCGATAAGTTAACATTAAATAATATTACTATGGAAGTTGTTGAAGTTAGCAAACGTAGAGTGAGAAGAGTTGTAGTAAGATTATAA
- a CDS encoding PQQ-binding-like beta-propeller repeat protein has protein sequence MKAICTILALSFFPVTLAKTKFNTSSSPEIFEVIGAYPVGSSETLSIVPTIVKPNQKTSSQFGGLTGDHSFTLDTQKKEFNIQSRAVCGNSPEQNTLSCYDINRNGMFMANYPIPGSLSTTPVYFNKSWLIGTTKGLLFRVDANLKNRMLPYLGDSMISLWGNYSRSYIASLKPKTLYVDNKSSSSSNDNQATPDLPKNVQWIYSSSTELVGTPIIFQDTVYALSANQYLHAINWNNGKLIWSVRLAPDTKLRLSSSALTATPYEIIVGTDLGALLALNPKTGSIMWSHQITDSSFKNNENSYSNQFKAIVAKPLVINRNVMTSNSDSMTQNISLESKTVVWSYPAGSVAQPKTIDDHVIIGTSLGELVSLNFITGAKKWASQLTEDRSPIISIFITKSGAILASNSRGKIFLIDSKNGKILSENFSLGEVNGEFFAGYNNAEACISFSQNGFRCFYAKL, from the coding sequence ATGAAAGCAATTTGCACTATTTTAGCTTTGAGTTTTTTTCCAGTCACACTAGCTAAAACAAAATTTAATACTTCCTCTTCTCCAGAAATTTTTGAAGTTATTGGCGCATATCCTGTCGGTTCTTCGGAAACATTATCGATAGTACCAACGATTGTAAAACCAAATCAAAAAACATCTTCTCAATTTGGAGGATTAACAGGGGATCACTCTTTTACTCTTGATACACAAAAAAAAGAATTTAACATTCAATCAAGAGCTGTATGTGGCAATTCTCCAGAACAAAACACACTCAGCTGTTATGATATCAATCGTAATGGGATGTTTATGGCAAATTATCCTATTCCTGGATCACTTTCTACAACACCTGTTTATTTTAATAAATCATGGCTTATTGGAACAACAAAAGGGTTACTATTTAGAGTAGACGCAAACCTAAAAAATAGAATGCTTCCTTATTTAGGTGATAGTATGATATCTTTATGGGGTAATTATTCACGCTCATATATTGCATCACTAAAACCTAAAACCTTATACGTCGATAACAAATCCAGCTCATCTTCAAACGACAACCAAGCTACACCAGATCTTCCTAAAAACGTTCAATGGATCTATTCATCTTCTACAGAACTGGTTGGAACACCTATAATTTTTCAAGATACTGTTTACGCTCTATCTGCAAATCAGTATTTACACGCTATTAATTGGAATAATGGCAAGCTCATATGGTCTGTGCGACTTGCGCCAGACACAAAACTAAGGCTGTCTTCTTCTGCTTTAACCGCCACACCTTATGAAATCATTGTGGGAACCGACTTAGGCGCGTTATTGGCTTTAAATCCCAAAACGGGAAGCATTATGTGGAGCCATCAAATCACAGATTCCTCATTTAAAAATAACGAAAATTCTTATAGCAATCAATTTAAAGCGATTGTCGCAAAACCTTTAGTGATCAATCGCAATGTCATGACTTCAAATTCAGACAGTATGACTCAAAATATCTCATTAGAATCAAAAACTGTGGTTTGGAGTTATCCTGCAGGAAGTGTCGCACAGCCTAAAACAATCGATGATCACGTTATTATTGGCACCTCATTGGGTGAGCTTGTGAGCCTTAATTTTATAACTGGAGCGAAAAAATGGGCTTCTCAGCTTACAGAAGATCGCTCGCCAATTATAAGTATATTTATTACAAAATCTGGAGCTATCTTAGCTTCAAATTCAAGAGGTAAAATATTTTTAATTGATTCTAAAAATGGTAAGATTCTTTCAGAAAATTTTTCACTTGGAGAAGTCAACGGAGAATTTTTTGCTGGCTACAATAATGCTGAAGCATGTATCAGTTTTTCGCAAAATGGCTTTAGGTGTTTTTATGCAAAACTGTAA
- the csrA gene encoding carbon storage regulator CsrA, whose protein sequence is MTRKVGDVIAIGDNIKIIVMAIKGKQVRLGIEADRSTVVHREEVYQRIKQETNAASQSTVDSTAAAKELLQESQTHDANQSTGKKGIKIIKRNSDKSSDKKNK, encoded by the coding sequence TTGACGCGTAAAGTTGGTGATGTAATTGCCATAGGCGACAACATAAAAATCATAGTTATGGCAATTAAGGGTAAACAAGTCCGCTTAGGTATTGAAGCGGACAGGTCGACTGTTGTTCATCGTGAAGAAGTCTATCAAAGGATAAAGCAAGAGACGAATGCAGCATCACAAAGCACTGTAGATTCTACGGCTGCTGCAAAAGAATTATTGCAAGAGAGTCAGACTCATGATGCCAATCAGTCTACTGGAAAGAAAGGTATTAAAATTATTAAAAGAAATTCTGATAAATCGTCTGATAAAAAAAATAAATAA
- the murA gene encoding UDP-N-acetylglucosamine 1-carboxyvinyltransferase: protein MATEQILKIEGGQKLSGGRVSIAGSSNQVTKCIIAALLTNEHVLIKNAPAVNERKIAEELFAHLGGDVEYIDEHTIRLCAYNVSKNSISKEICQKNRISILAVSALLHRFGSAYIFATLGGDKIGKRPVDFHIKGLQEMGAHVELDGNLYHISVDQEGLQGAHIILPFPSVMTTENLILAATLAKGRTIIENAAIEPEVTELVKMLQKMGADITINANRTYVIQGVSKLKGCELRVMPDRNQAVSFACAALATGGNVLLEKIPHDPLYSFLNYIQRMGAEFKVNSEGIYVSSPKGKRLKNTHIEVEVHPGFMTDWQQPFMVLFTQADGISILHETIFEDRLGYTRYLNSMGANINLFSTCLGEAPCRFKNKNHTHSAIIHGPTPLKGGTYKMPTDIRAGMCLVIAGLVASGTTKLSNIQELQRKYDNIVEKLTQMGGDVSIVNEQTKTQ from the coding sequence ATGGCAACAGAGCAAATTTTAAAAATTGAAGGTGGCCAAAAACTCTCAGGTGGACGGGTCTCTATTGCAGGGAGCAGTAACCAAGTGACAAAGTGTATCATTGCTGCATTACTAACAAATGAACACGTACTGATTAAAAATGCCCCTGCAGTCAACGAACGCAAAATCGCCGAAGAACTTTTTGCCCATTTGGGTGGCGATGTTGAGTATATTGATGAACACACCATAAGACTCTGTGCATACAATGTCTCAAAAAACTCAATTTCAAAAGAAATATGCCAAAAAAACCGAATCTCTATTCTAGCTGTTAGTGCGTTGCTTCACCGTTTTGGAAGCGCCTACATTTTTGCAACACTAGGAGGTGATAAAATTGGAAAAAGACCTGTCGATTTTCATATTAAAGGCTTGCAAGAAATGGGAGCACATGTTGAACTTGACGGCAATCTTTATCACATTTCTGTTGACCAAGAAGGACTACAAGGTGCTCATATCATATTGCCGTTTCCAAGCGTTATGACAACCGAAAACCTAATTCTTGCTGCAACATTAGCAAAAGGACGCACCATAATTGAAAATGCAGCGATAGAACCAGAAGTTACTGAATTGGTAAAAATGCTGCAAAAAATGGGGGCGGACATTACGATTAATGCAAACAGAACCTATGTCATTCAAGGAGTTTCAAAACTTAAAGGCTGCGAGTTAAGAGTCATGCCCGACAGAAATCAAGCTGTCAGTTTTGCTTGTGCAGCATTAGCAACAGGAGGCAACGTCCTTCTCGAAAAAATTCCTCACGATCCGCTTTATAGTTTTCTCAACTACATTCAACGCATGGGAGCAGAATTTAAAGTAAATTCTGAAGGCATTTATGTTTCAAGCCCAAAGGGAAAACGTTTAAAAAATACTCATATTGAAGTCGAAGTGCACCCAGGGTTTATGACCGATTGGCAACAGCCTTTCATGGTTTTATTCACTCAGGCAGATGGTATTAGTATTCTTCATGAAACAATTTTTGAAGATAGACTCGGGTATACACGTTATTTAAATAGTATGGGTGCGAACATCAATTTGTTTTCAACATGCTTGGGCGAAGCGCCATGCCGTTTTAAAAATAAAAATCACACTCACTCAGCAATTATTCATGGCCCAACTCCTCTCAAAGGAGGAACTTATAAAATGCCAACCGATATTCGTGCAGGAATGTGCTTAGTGATTGCCGGGCTTGTTGCATCAGGAACTACAAAGCTCTCAAACATTCAGGAACTACAAAGAAAGTATGATAATATTGTAGAAAAACTCACTCAAATGGGGGGCGATGTATCAATTGTCAACGAACAAACTAAAACTCAATAG
- a CDS encoding chemotaxis protein CheX has translation MAKLFIAESSKKSIENLSRFLTNDGHEAYFFDNSKPIQEVLNESKFDLAIIDQNFKELSGFDLVSHFIKNQKNANTHIVVTTSSPNKDDLNKFSALGINHLFIKPYRYKLLSDKIKYAINPNKNDHGAFEPEILKIFLESTIHIFDSMGRISIVAGRPFLKSGNQSLSEVSAVIGLSSPQIKGSMSINVTKKILIACIYRMLGPDAKADDTAIADICGELCNQIMGRAKQQFLKKKSMSFEITVPTILADPMHILDYKSNSPVLVIPFLFEKIAGIYVEFCLEINDSYEPVAPEKLQVVVEEGELILF, from the coding sequence ATGGCTAAATTATTTATTGCCGAATCATCAAAAAAATCGATTGAAAATCTTAGCCGTTTTTTAACAAATGATGGACATGAAGCTTATTTTTTTGATAACTCTAAGCCAATTCAAGAAGTATTGAACGAATCAAAATTTGATTTAGCAATTATCGATCAAAATTTTAAGGAATTATCTGGCTTTGATTTGGTTAGCCATTTTATAAAAAATCAAAAAAATGCAAACACTCATATTGTTGTTACAACCTCATCGCCCAATAAAGATGACTTAAATAAATTTAGCGCATTAGGGATAAACCATTTATTTATAAAACCCTATAGGTATAAGTTGCTTTCAGATAAAATTAAGTACGCTATCAACCCAAATAAAAATGATCATGGCGCTTTTGAGCCAGAAATCTTAAAAATATTTTTAGAATCGACAATCCACATTTTTGATTCTATGGGCAGAATCTCTATTGTAGCAGGAAGACCCTTTCTCAAATCAGGAAACCAAAGTTTAAGCGAGGTTAGTGCAGTAATTGGCTTATCTAGTCCTCAAATTAAAGGATCAATGTCTATAAATGTCACAAAAAAAATACTCATAGCGTGTATTTATCGAATGCTTGGACCAGATGCCAAAGCAGACGATACAGCCATTGCCGATATCTGCGGCGAGCTATGCAACCAAATTATGGGACGAGCAAAACAACAGTTTTTAAAGAAAAAAAGCATGTCATTTGAAATTACAGTGCCAACAATTTTAGCTGACCCAATGCACATACTCGATTACAAGAGCAATTCTCCCGTTCTAGTAATACCTTTTTTATTTGAGAAAATTGCTGGAATATATGTAGAATTTTGTTTAGAGATAAATGATAGCTATGAGCCTGTAGCTCCAGAGAAACTACAAGTTGTTGTAGAAGAAGGCGAACTTATTCTTTTTTAA